DNA from Scheffersomyces stipitis CBS 6054 chromosome 1, whole genome shotgun sequence:
ATTTAGCTGAGGTCTGTGACACTTGTGAATTTACAGAGGAACCTTGTGATTTCTCTGTCGTAGATGGAATTGAATGTGTAGCTGGAGGCGATTGAGTCGCTACTGGAGTGGCAGGTTGGCCCGTTTCGCTCATTCTGTGTGTTTACTTAGGGAATGTAGAGATAggaatgaaaaatatattGATATCCATTCTGTATGATAGTGATTTAGTGAGAGAGTGGAGTTAGCGAGAAATTTGAGATTTTGTGAGATTCTTGTGAGTACGTGAAAGTGCGAAAATAGCGAAACTTTTGGCACTAAATTTGAGAAGCAGTGGGTAGTAGCGAGAGAGTATTGGATGATGGTTCAATTATCACCTGTAGATCTGAAAAAGATGTTAAGTGAAGTTAATTTGAGATTTTCAAGCGATAGCACGGGCTCATATATTGCGGAATTAGAGCAGAAGACGggaacttgaagaatagacAAGTGGAACGAAAAGTTTCGATCTCAGTATAGAaatagctgcgaaattgaaaatagcAGTGATAGAAAGATAGAGACTTCGAGGTTAGAGACGCAAACTGGGCCATGTAAAACAGCCCAAGATTGGCTCTCTAATCGCTACATTTTCTCCTTATGCTCGCGCCGCCGTCCATGAGCCAGCCGGGCGGCGCACCACAGACTGCTTTGTGTATTGTGGGGCTATATTAATTGCATGGTGCAGGGAGACAATACAGAGAGATTTCAGGGCCCAACGACTGGGAAATAGCGAGAGACAACGCGTAGGCTGGCACGACTCTGAAGGGAAGCAAAAGATACTCGAATACGGGCCTGGTTTTTGTGTGGCAGAGACGGCAGGCAATTGTAGCAGATACATTATTTACAATTCCCTGGAGATTCAAGCCATTCCGAATAGCGAGAGGTTTACTGACGCATTGTCGGTATTGACACATTTCGGCGCCGATTTTCGTTGCAGCACAGCCTGCCACGGGTTCATGTGCAGAAACAGACAAGGCTTGAAGGGATGGACTGAGCAGAAGGAGAGCAGAGAGCAGAGGATGGGCCAGCAGGAGGaacgaagaagttgatagcAAAGATACAAGTGAAGATCTTGGTAGTGGCAGAATAATGACTGGTAGAGAGAGCCGTAGCATGGAGATTCTCTCACTATAGCTCTCGGTAAAATAATCAAGAAGCTGCCGCTAGCCAactacttcttccactAATCTTCGCCGATCCGATTCGCACGCATACTGACACATTCACCAGCAGCTCCAAAGCGAATTTCTACCGTGTGGATCTTAATCCAACGGGTTTTCTGGGGTATAGCGACGATACAACTACGGTATCACCGCCAGTCAGCAGAATGTCCATGAGTTATCTCTGGTCTCTATAGCATGGAACCTCCCTAATATATCCGGTTATAATTAGACACACCTTTGCTCGAGCTCTTAATTCCAGAAAAATATTCTTACTTTTTCCTCTTTTTTCTCCTTGATTTATTCCTTTTTCTAAAATTGTTCTTATACATTTCCTTTTCCCAAActtttgttgatttcttcttgtttatTCGTTTTTGTTGTCTTTCGTAACGTTCTGATTCTCCGTTACTGTCAGCTTCTTTCGCTAAGTCTTAGTCTCCTAGATACTCCTACAAGCGTATAAGCTCTCGCTAATATATATTACGCTACTAAAGTACAGAAGTACTACCAATCCACGACACCACGCCTGCTAAACTTGATATTCAATACATATCTTCTAAGTTAGCTCGTCAGACTTTCTCCCCCACAAATCCAGTCTATTTCCATAAGATCCAGTATCTTAGCTTTCGTTTTTGCACACATAAAAGCTCTCTAGACCACATTCACAATGGCTATCTTCAGATCAAAGTCAGCAGCAAACAAAACTCCCCAGCTCAAAATCTCTGCCAAAGATGAGGAGCACTACAAGATGCACTCGGTCAACGTCCACGACCCCATTCTTACGGCTGTCAACGAAGCTCAGCCTTTTGAACAGGCTGCAGCCAGAGACTacagcaacagaagacCTTCGTACTTGTCACAGGACTCAAACGATTTGAAGGATATCTTTGGTAACAATATCAAGCAGTCCGACATGTCGAACCCTACTCGTGCCAGAAACGAAAGACCCTTGGACACCATCAGAGGATTTGAATATGCTATCACTGGTGAAGTCAGCTACCGTGACCAGTTAGAGTCGCAACGTTTGGGCTGGGGCTTCCACGAAGATTTTCCTCACTACAACCTACAGGCAGACACGGATGGTGCTGGCACCAGCGCTAGACCGgtgatcaacttcaacaacgtcGAACAACCGGTTTACCAGGCTGGAAACTATAGTGCTACCAGTTTGAAGccagaaggaaagaaaaagaagaagggtGGATTGTTTAGTAGAAAAAAGTGAGATCTTAGACTTTCAGTTCTACGACTACAAGAATTCAGAACTCTACCTAGTAGACGTGGATGTCTCTATGTGATTTCTGGTATTAATCTATGTATCTATGTGATTACTCTAGAGATACCTCGAATGTCTTGAAATAATCTCTACTCAGACGATAATATCTATAGGATTTGTCTTGATGCTCGATTTTATCTTTGGATATGCTTAGAATTACTTCTTTTTTTCACGGTTACTTTTTGGTTTTTTTTATTGCTGTACTATATAGATAGGACGTCCTATCTTGCTCTCTCCTATGTTACGGCTCGTGTAATTTAGTTCGTATGGAATATATTATTGAATGTTTGGACCAGACTGAATCAGACGTAAATCAGTAGTACTTTGCCCTGTATGCTTCGTTGTGTCTCGGTAGAGCATAC
Protein-coding regions in this window:
- a CDS encoding predicted protein, translated to MAIFRSKSAANKTPQLKISAKDEEHYKMHSVNVHDPILTAVNEAQPFEQAAARDYSNRRPSYLSQDSNDLKDIFGNNIKQSDMSNPTRARNERPLDTIRGFEYAITGEVSYRDQLESQRLGWGFHEDFPHYNLQADTDGAGTSARPVINFNNVEQPVYQAGNYSATSLKPEGKKKKKGGLFSRKK